The DNA sequence taattcgaaccaaggtggttcgaattatagagaGAAAGGGTTTTCCGTGTAAATCGAACcgggctggttcgaattacacaaaTCATAGGTCGAACCAGACCGGTTTGAATTAGGGTGAGACTGACTGAGCTGTTTATCTATGGACGAGGCAGATCCGAATCGGCCAAAGAGGTGCGGCCTATGGCGCCAACTCGGCCTATGTCACCATTCATAGTTCGAACCAGACCGGTTTGATTGTTTATGAATAATGCAACACTTTCCGTGGATGCAcaatttaataagaaaaaaataatcacTAAACTGTTTCAAGATTCGTTGATCGTACGAAGTGAATGTCCcacaagagaaataaaaaaaaaaaaaaacataggtGAACAGACTACAACATAATAAAGTAAATGAACAAAATTGGTGGAGTGAAAAAATGGGTGACAAGACATAACACTGTCACCGAATTTCAAATATGATGACGGAAAAGACTCTAACATGCCTCTTTGTTTGAAATGCTCTTCTTTGGGGTTAACTTAGCGGAGAAGTATTATTTAAAgacaataattaaaataaaatattattcagtaataaaaattaaatattggaAACTGTCCAAACTATggaaaaaaaaagtacaaaccACTATCATACATGATTgaactttaaagaaaaaaatacatgaaACATGAATCATCTAAACAGATGCGACCCAGTGCCACAGCGACGGGGTACCCGTGCCCTCTGACCTCGGCGGATCAACGGCTCCACATCCTCGATGTCATCCTCGTCATCCGGTGGGGCAGGCTGTGCTGGTGGCGCAACATGCAGGGGTGTCGCCGAAATCCCTGCGACAGACTGTGATGCAGCGGTGAAGGCGGATGGAGGAGTACCTCCGAGACAGAACTGGTGACCAGCGGATGAGGATGGAGGCTCATTCAGATCAACATCTAACGGGGCCTGTGTGCCTGAGGTCTGACCACCACTGCGCGGAGTGGCCTCCCCCTGCATGATGGCGCTGATCTCGTCAAGGAAGCGTGGACTCCCAAAGTCCCCAACAAGCGTGTCTGACCCAATGAAGTCTGACCACTGTGATCCGGAGATGCGCCAAGGTGTCCCCCCCTGCTCAGGCTGGTCATCGGCTGGCACACCAACGAAGTAATCTCCAAGAGGGCCTGATCCAAGTACAGCATCACCTGTGTAAGCCCCAGCACCCATCCCTGTACCATACAACTCACCTGCATGACCATGATCGTGTGTGGTAGTACCAGCAGATGCAGCCGCCCCTGAACCACCCCCACCAACGGGCCGATGCTGATCGTCGGTGTCGTCCCGATGGTCAGGACGACCCCTCGCCCTACCTCGCCGGCCTCGTCCTCCGCCTCTAGCGGGACCGGCGTCGTAATCATCGTGCACACCAAGGTCAGGCCACCTCCACTCACGCTGGCTCCTTCGTGTCCCCACACCCATCCTCCTATCAACCCTACGCTTGTCCGGCACGTCCTCCTGACGATCCATGTCAGGAACTCGCCCCGGACCCCGCTGTGAGGCCTCTAATGGAATAGGAACTGCTCTAGGATCCCCCAACTGCGACTCCGGAGACAAGAACCTCTTACCATACTGACGCCACCAGTCAAGGAACGCATGCGAAGGACCGGGGTCGCCTACAACGTCGAACCTCAGCACACAGTCCTGACGAGAGTCCCAAAGGAGATGCCACCTCTGCAAAGTAGACGGGAACCATCGATCGCCGCCTCTACCGTCCTTGGACATCAAAAAGTCAATGTTCAGGGCGGGATGCGGAATGGGCTGAACCCCACCAAACTGCGGAAGAACACGATCTATCTGATGCCACTCTATCACAGCAAAGTAGATCAGCGCCGTCACAGAGCGCCACAACGCCATATGCCGAGGCTCCAAAACCTCTGGATGCACAACCTGAAGTACGTCCGGAGTAGTATACGGCATCCATAGAAACTGCAAAAGGAACTCACCCTTGTCAGGGCAACTTTATCACACAACTAGAAATGCTAGATTCTAAAAGGAGACTTGTTAAGTAGCATACTCACCTCCCCATCCTGTAACATGTCTATCCTGAGCCTCCACATCTCCACTCTAGGACCCTTCTCGCTCCCGGAAGGGTTGTAACCTGACCATCTGCACCATACACATTTGTTACATGAACAGAAATATAAATGACTACGCAGTTATGTATGTCAAATTGAAATAGAGAAGGCATAGTATAGTACCTGGATGCCAAGGGCCAGCTCGACTCCTCATATCCTGCTGGCCTAAATCGAGGAAAGCGCCAAAAGATCCAAGACTGGAGCAGCTGAAGCGGTCCCGCTAACTTGACCACATGTCTGTTTGCCACTCGGCACATGCACCGGTACAACCAAGCCAGTGCGGCGGAACCCCAGCTGTAGGTACCCATCTCCTCCAGCCTAGCTACGTACGGGAGCCATCTGATGTGAATACGGTTCCCGGACTTGTCCGCAAACAGCTGCGTGCCCAACAACATCATGATTTACGCACGGGCATAACGGCGCACAGTCTCATCATCAGCATCCTCAGGGCACTCCCCGAAGGTCTCCTGAAACCAGCTGCAGTTCACTGCGTACTTCTGAACCTGGCTGGGAGGAGGTATAACTCCGAGCAACTCCTGGAACCAGACCCAGGCTGGACGGCCACCCTCGATGTATATATGGAACTCGGACAAGCACCCGCTCACGTAACGGCCGTCCACTGGCAAACCCAGCTGGTATGCCACGTCCTGGAGTGTGATGGTGCACTCTCCGAACGGCATGTGGAACGTGTGCGTCTCTGGACGCCATCGCTCTACGAAAGCACTGACAAGAGCCTCGTCTAGCCGGAACCATCGGTCGTTCAGCCTTGCAAGATGGTATAGACCTGCCATCTGCAAGTACGGAACGTATCTGTCATCAAGTCGCATGCCCTGCTGCCGCCGCATGCTCCTAATGCATCGCTGGGGCTGCTCACAAAATGAAACGCTCAGTTAGAACCGGCTTGAAATCCAACCACAACCATAAGCAGCATCATAAATCATCAACATACCATTCTGCTAAATAAGACCGCATAACATTACATGAAAGATAACCAACTAGAAAACAAATCCATAGACCGCACAACTAAACCGCATAAATAAACCAGCCTAACGAGAAACAGCTTAACTAAACCGGTTTACGTAAAAGAGCTACGGTAAAAACAACTAGCATAAAAAAAGTCAAACAAATCACCAACATAAAACCACTAACGAAAATCACCTAccctaaaccactaacataaaccgtTTGCATAAACCACTCGCAAAAACCGCTAACACAAACCACCAACATAAACCACCAACAGAAACCACTAACTTAAACCACtagcataaaccactaacaaaaACTACTAACATAACCCAcctacataaaccactaacataaaccactaacataaaccaccatcTAACCCACATgcaaaaccactaacataaaccaccaacagaaaccactaacttaaaccactagcataaaccactaacttaaactactaacataaaccacctacataaaccactaacataaaccactaacataaaccaccatcTAACCCACATGCAAAACCACTAAGGCACAAATACCgctagaataaaaaatatttccgTACTAACCTCCTCGTCGATGACCCCGGCTATATGAGCGACTCCGTCCAACCGATATAACCGTGCCGGATCGTCCCCCATGAGCAGAGTATTCCGTTCAGCTATTATTCGGAGAGAATCTCGGTCGTTTTCTCTGAGATTTTGTGGGGTAGGGGGGAGGAATAAGAGTTCGAATGAGGATGGTTCGAACTCCTTATATAGCCGAATCAAGGGtaattcgaaccaccttggttcgatTTATGAAGGagggtaattcgaaccagcttggttcgaattacatgctTTGCAATGGTCGTAGTTCGAACTAGCCTAGTTCGAATTATGTGGGATTGAAgttcgaaccaccttggttcgaattacgtTGAAATAACAACCTCTAATTCGAACCaccctggttcgaattactaccATTTTgagttcgaaccaagctggttcgaattatataaaaatgcgGTCTGGCTTATTGAtgaaacgatttttgctttggcgtatttacgttaTTTTTCCACTCATTTGGCTTAatatggttttttaccctaaTTTTTCACTCCAGGCTGCAACCTGAGAGCTATTACAGGTTCATTTAAGGCTACATTAAATCTAGGGTTTTATATTCTGAGTTGTAATAAAATTGTGTCCTATAACAACAATTTACTTCCCACCCCTTTACCTCACCAAACAGAAGCAAGGATGCCTTGACCATAAGGTAAAGTGAGGAAGCATTTTTTAGTTGTTCACACTATAAGCTGTTATTGATGTGCTACTTCATAAAACTTTGTAATACTAGTTCTTATGTCACACTAAATGCATTTTTGTGCCTATTGAGTTGGAAATATCATATACGCATATACTGGCTGGCTAATTAGATATTATCTATATTAGTCAAATGCAGGTGGCATAAATCATGTAGTTGTTATGCCAGATGCTAGCATGGATGCTACTTTAGATGGCCTTGTTTCTGCTGGTTTCCGTGCAGCAGGAGAGAGGTCCATGGCTTTAAACACAGCTATCTTTGTGGGAGGTTCAATGCGATGTTATTCCCTTTATTTGGACTTCTTTacctttttttattctttttcattGTGTTATTCCCTAGaattacatttttttctttctgtgATAAGTATTTTGGGTGCTGTAGAGTTGACCCTGTATCTACCATTTAATAATGCTTTGTTAATTAGTGGAATCTATAATGAAGGGTTCTTCAGATGTCAAGTTTGTTTTCAACCTAAATTGTTGTTTTAAGATGTGAATCAGAGAAGTGTTAAAAATTACTACAAAATGCATTCTTGGAAGAAGCTTTTTATTACTTCTGCCAATTATTGATTATAATTGAGTCCTCCTACCATGTGGCACTTAACTGTGCAGTGACCTTGTTATTTAACAGCAGTATCAAGGACTTTATAAGGTGCTCTGGATGATCAAAAACTTGTTTTATGTTACACTGTtcatttttttaactatttcCAGGGAAGATGAATTGGTGCAGCGTGCCAAAGCACTTAGAGTGAATGTAGGAACAGATCCTGATGCAGACCTAGGTCCAGTATTAGCAGAGAGGTGCAAACATTATTCCCAATTATCTCAAGGTGTTGTATAGTTTTCATCATATCATGTGTAGAGGGTATTTGTTAGACGCCGCATCTTGACAAATCATGTTTAAGCTGGAAAATAATTTGTCAACTTTTTGCTGTTTGAGTTCTTGATCCACTTTTTCAACTAACAGGCAAAAGATAGGATATGTGGACTAGTTCAGAATGCTGTTGAAAATGGTGCAAGACTCCTACTTGATGGGAGGCACATTGTGGTACTACCTTTTTTGTGACCAATTTCACTGATGTTCATTACTTAAAATAAGTTTTTGCTCTGTTATTTTTCTCAAGGTATTAAACTTTTCCTTTGGAAGAAATGAAGTTCAGACCTTACCTGATAGGTGCCCGGATATGAGAATGGAAATTTTGTTGGCCCTACTATATTGTGTGATGTCACAACCAACATGGAGTGTTACAAGGTATATCTGATTTCATGTTTCAACTATTCTCAATGGAAGAAGAATGCACGAAAAGATAGCCATATTTATCATCGATGGTTCTGATAGGAGTGATAGCAAGTGACCTCTACCTTCGTTTTGCAGGAAGAAATTTTTGGACCAGTTCTTCTTGGCATGCAGGTTTCCATTGCTCTCTACATATATTTGCTATTAACTTCTTCTGCATTGTTggaattaaacaacaatttTCTTGCTGAACAATAGGCCGACAACCTAGATGAAGCTAtatcaataataaataaaaacagGTACTCTTATGTTCCTAGTTGCAGGTCGTGTGTGAACGTATTAATATTTATCTCAGGTCCCTTGAACACcaaattgaaaaaagaaattCTGTTTTGAGTCCTGTTTCTTTCTACATCATGTTGAAACTCAGACAAGCAGGAGTTTCCTTCAATAACTTACAATAGTTTTGGAAATATAATGTGACATTTAAAGTTCATTTTTACAGATATGGAAATGGAGCTTCTGTCTTCACCAACTCTGTTATGGTTGCTAGGAAGTTCCAACATGAGGTTGATGCTGTACTGGTAAGCAATGTGTTCTGtgatatatatatgaatatctAGAAATTTCTAGATGAATAATGCTTTCTGTTCTTCATCTATCGTATTCTTTAATTTATTCACTTCGATCCAATCAACGTTTTTATGTTTCCCAACTTTCCAGGCTTGTGTAGAGGCTGCTAGTTTATCCTCTAATTAGTGTTCTGTCTCGCAGGTTGGGATCAACGTGCCTGTACCTATTCCGTTACCATTTTCCTCTAATGAGTCAAAAGCATCTTTTGCCGGCAATTTCAATTTTTGTGGTATAGTTTGTGTCCTTTCTTCCCCCTTTTACGTTTTTTCACAAGGTTGCTAATGGTATGTTAATGTTACTTGTCACTTTATTTAGTTGCAGGAAGAACAGGACTACAATTTTATACCCAAataaaaaaagtggcaaaaagaTGGAAGGAATTCCCAAGTCTAGGAACATTACCTGCTGCATGTCCATCTGAGAGAGATTCATCTATGCAATTGGCACCTCAATCATTGCCCTTAGAGTTACAGAGTAATTCACCAACCTATGAAGTGCAACTAGCTATTGCTGATGCAGATATACAGAACACAGCTATCTCATCTGCGACAGCACCAGCTGATAAGGATATCAGAAGCCAACATGTTTCCCTGGTATTATCGCCCTCGTCACAGGCATCAGAGAGGATTGGTGTTTCTAAACCATCTCAGTGGAATGAGAATTCGCCTGTAACATCTCAGAGAAGTGAGACTATTCCCCAAACTTCCGAGCAGAGTCATGTCACTTCATCTCAGATGAATGTAAACTTATATACAGCATCCCAAGGGGCTGACATTGCTACTGCCCCAGCTCTGAAATCAGATGGAATATACATGTCTATGACCCATGAAGTTGATGACTTAGCTCAAATATCACCTAGGATAGATGCTGATGTGAGTAAAAGCATTGGTGAAACATTTGAAAGAAGTGACACCATGTTAACTTCTGAGAGAATATACATGCCTGCAACAACATCTCACACGACTGATATAGGCTTAAGTCCAACTTCAGAGAAGGTATATTTGCCTTCTTCTTCAGCATCTCATAGACATGAAAGAATGGATCAAGCTTCTGAGAGGGCCTTAATGCCCCCAATGGTACAGAATATGGGAAGAAGTTCAGAGAGGCTACATGTTCCTACAAATTCTTCCCAAAGGATGTATAATCAAAACCCAATAATTTCAATGGATGAATTTCCCAGCAAAAGGATATAAGACATTGAAATGTCTCTTGTTACTAAGTACTAATTACTCCCATCTAATCAAGCACCAAAATTAGATGAAAGCTTCTTGAGTGAAACGATTAACCAAGTCCTAGAGGGCAGAGGCTAGATTTTTAATGAATATATAATGTAAAGATAATTTCTAGAAATAAAAGGGATGCTAGTATTCATAGTTGGCAATATGTGGATTTGTGCAGAAAATCATTTTGCAATTCGCTTTTGAATCTAGGTTAAGAAATGCAAAAATGAGAGCATTGTTGTTTAAAAATGggaaaaatagattaaataaaGATTGATTATTTAATCTTATTCCTCCTTCTAAAAAGTTTATAAATATGATGTTTTTATCATATTAAGTGATATTATATACggcatttttttaaaaaaaaaaatttacaatggTATTTAACAATATTGATATAAGGTATATGTCTTACAAAGTTAGGGAGGGTTGTGTTTTGCATAATATCAGTATCTCAATGAAGATGAATATACTTTCTTTATTAAAACATTAAGATGTTAATATGATATAACAGTTGAATCAGTTGTAATTTTTtctttagaaataaaatatcttTAGAATAATAAAACCAAAAACGTAATACCGGaagacaaaaaagaaagaaggattaaaaattattttaaactaaaattacttatatttatataaaaagttATAGGCATAAAATTGTGGCAAATTGCCAGTTTAATCCCCAATAAAGATTTGATTGTGCAAATAATTATTAAGACaacataaaaaagaaaatatagtAAGCTGATAAAGCAAAGTAACATAGCAAAGGCGAAAGGTAGAAGAAGGAGGAAGGAACCGAAATGCAATGCAGCGCGAACGTTGTTCACTGTGCTTGTTCCACTTTCTCTCCTCAAACTCTCTCAACAAAAACATTCTCTTTTCAGTTTCACCCAACTTTCAAACTTACTTCACAacaacagcagcagcagcagcacaAAATCACTTGCCCACAGCCACCAGAACAACGAAGAACCTGTTCTGATGGTTATGGAAATTCGAAGAAGGTGATAACGAGTGTTTCGAACCCTTTCGTGAAGCACTGCCTCAAGCTCCGCAACAGCTCTTCTTATCGCCGCTCTCATGGCTCCGTTCTTGTTGTGGGCTCCACACCCATTAGGTTACACACTCCTCAACTCTTAAACTGTTTTAGCACTGACCCTTTTCTGATTTTTCTTCAAATTTGCATTTTTATTAGGAAAACATGTTTCCTTCTcgtaaaaatatttgttttttgaGCTGTATGGCCTTCCAATTTCCAatctttgtttttgtttatttaataatCAAAGTTTGTAGCtttgattattttctatatCTTCGTGTAATTAATCTTTCGATAATCTTCCTTTTCCCTGTCTTTGATCTTTTTATCAATGTCTTTCTCGTATGTTTACTAGTTATTCAATTTAGCTTTTACCATGATTGGTAAGCTTCAAGCTAGGTGTCCTTGATAAGCTTAAATAGTTTCACTTGAAAGTGATTATCAACTATCAAGTCTATGTGAGTTAACCCCTTCAT is a window from the Arachis stenosperma cultivar V10309 chromosome 3, arast.V10309.gnm1.PFL2, whole genome shotgun sequence genome containing:
- the LOC130967089 gene encoding uncharacterized protein LOC130967089, whose protein sequence is MRSGLLMKRFLLWRGINHVVVMPDASMDATLDGLVSAGFRAAGERSMALNTAIFVGELTLYLPFNNALLISGIYNEGEDELVQRAKALRVNVGTDPDADLGPAKDRICGLVQNAVENGARLLLDGRHIVVPGYENGNFVGPTILCDVTTNMECYKEEIFGPVLLGMQVSIALYIYLLLTSSALYGNGASVFTNSVMVARKFQHEVDAVLVGINVPVPIPLPFSSNESKASFAGNFNFCVAGRTGLQFYTQIKKVAKRWKEFPSLGTLPAACPSERDSSMQLAPQSLPLELQSNSPTYEVQLAIADADIQNTAISSATAPADKDIRSQHVSLVLSPSSQASERIGVSKPSQWNENSPVTSQRSETIPQTSEQSHVTSSQMNVNLYTASQGADIATAPALKSDGIYMSMTHEVDDLAQISPRIDADVSKSIGETFERSDTMLTSERIYMPATTSHTTDIGLSPTSEKVYLPSSSASHRHERMDQASERALMPPMVQNMGRSSERLHVPTNSSQRMYNQNPIISMDEFPSKRI